Within Anopheles nili chromosome 3, idAnoNiliSN_F5_01, whole genome shotgun sequence, the genomic segment GCGCGTGGTGTTCGAGTGGAGCTAGTTGCAGAGGATGGCAGTAAAATCGGCCAAACTGTGACAAATGCACTTGGAGTGTTTTCATTCACACCGATTAAACCGGGCCGCTACGTGGTGAAGGTGCAGCACCTGAAATGGCACTTTGTGCAGCCGGAATATACGGTAACAGTTGCTTCCGGAAACACCGAAATCCCTGCTGGATCGCTCGTCGTTTCTGGCTTTGATGTGGAGGGTAACGTTTTCAGCGATGGACAACCGTTTGCCAATGTGGGCTTCCTTTTGTACGGTGCCAAAAATGTAAGAACACACCCTGAGGTGTCTGGCCACAATGGATACATAAAAttaactttctttttttgacaCAATTGCAGCAAAAGTCGCTCGTCAAGTGCTCGTCCGATAGCACGCTGGCAGTAGCGAACGACGTCGATAAGGCGTACGAAACTGCACCGCTCTGCTACACCACGCCGAACAAAAATACCGGCACCTATCTGTTTGCAGGCGTTTCCAGAGGAAAATATCTCATTCGTCCGCATTTCACCAACAGCAAAATTAAGTTCCATATTCGCCCAGAAGCCCTCGAGCTGGTCGTCGATAACGATGGATTGCGGTTGCGGGAAAATTTCGAGGTCACCGGATTCAGTGTGTCGGGGCGCGTGCTTCGATCACCTAACGGACCGAGCGTTGCGAAGGCCCGCGTGAAATTGAACGGCCGAGAAATTGCGGTCACTGGTCAGGACGGTAGCTACACGCTAGAAAACATCCAGCCGGGCACGTACACGATTCAGGTACAGGCCGAGGATCTGCAGTTTAAGGATCACATCGTGAAGGTGTCGCTGGCGAATCCGTCCCTGCCGGATGTGCTCGTATCCGGTTTTAAAGCGTGCGGACAGGTCATCTCGAAGAAGGCACACCGCGTGGCGATAACGAAAAAAGCGTCCACCATGATGGTGGAGGTGACGAGCCGTGAAGGTACGGGCGAGTGGTGTACGTTCCTGGAAAATGGCCAATACGCCGTGCAGGTGCTGACGACGGACGAAGAACACGCCAGTGGCATCCAGTTTTTCCCAGTCACGCAAACGATCGAGGTAAACTACGCTCCGGTTGAGGGAATTGTATTTTCACAGCTCCGCGCTACAGTAACGGGAGAGGTGCGTTGCTTGGCGGATGGCAAGCGTGAATCTTGCCGCGATCTAGCGGTCACCCTGCAAGCACTCGACGGCAGTGGTAATGCGATCGGACAGTCCTTTATCGCTCCGGTGTCGGATGCGGGTAGCTATAGCTTTCAAAATGTGCTGCCGGGAAGCTACGAGGTGAGCGTTCCAACTGGTAAACTCTGCTGGCAGTCGAACATGGTGAAGGTTAATATCAAAACGGCCAAGGAGACGGTACCGACCTTCGTCCAGACGGGCTACATCGTTTCGATTTTGTCGAGCCACGCGGCATCGATGTCCTATCGGTGGAAGGAACCAGCGGCCGATGAAAAAACTGCCCCCGCCAAGGAGGAAGAGATCGTTCTGACCTCGGGTATGAATATGTTTTGCGTAAAGCACGCGGGCACGTACAAAATGCGCTTGAGCGGGTGCCATCGGTTCGACGAGACAACGGCCATCGAATTTAATACAGCCAATCCCACTCCCATCTCCGTCAATGCCAAAAGCCACCGCAACGTGGTAAAGCTGATTGCCGAAGAGAAGGAACAATTCCAGGTAAAGGTGTTGCTAGATGGACAAGTAACTGGTGAGATTGTTGAATTTGAAACGATTGAGGGAAGAACGGATGGAGGCTACGTATATCGCAAGGAGTTCTATCTGGAACGGGGCGAACGCATCACGTTGGTGCCGCAAAGTGAAATCATGCTATTTAACCCAACgcagctcgtcgtcgtcggtggaagCGATTGCGAATACGTTGGCACGGAACTGCGAGCCACGAAGGGACTGCTCATAAACGGTCGCACGAATCCTCCGGTGCAGGATGCCACCATTACGCTGGTGTTCCCGAAGAACATGGATCTTACGCCTTTGGTCACACTCACGAACCATCTCGGCGAGTTCCGGTTTGGGCCTATCGATCCCACACTCGCTGTCGAACTGTCCGCCGAGAAGGAATCGTACGTGTTCTCCACGTTCGACCGAAAGAGCAGCACGTTTAGCGGGCATAAGCTTTGTGAAATCATCGTCACGGTAAAGGATGACGTAGGCAATCGGTTGGCGGGTGTGCTGCTATCGGTGTCCGGCGCTGAAAGCTATCGCAAAAACATGGTCACCGGTGAGGACGGTAGCATCAAGTTCCATTCGCTCTCACCCAGCGAGTACTACCTGCGCGCGATGATGAAGGAGTACGAATTCCGGCCCAACTCGAAGCTGATCGAAGTGCAGGAAGGTGCCACCGTGGTGGAGGAGCTGGTCGGTAAAAGAACACAGTTTTCTATCTTCGGTTCCATCACGTCACTCAACGGTGAACCGTTCCCGAATGTGGTCGTCGAAGCGGTGTCGGACGAAACCTGCGGCAACGTACTCGAGGAGGCAACGAGTGAGTTCAACGGACAGTATCGCATCCGTGGACTGACTCCCGGCTGTCAGTATCGAGTACGCGTACGCACCGGCACAGGACCGTCGGCTGCGGTTGATCGGTCGATTCCACGTGAACGCGTGGTCAAAATCGAGAAGGCGGACACGCGCGAAGTCAACCTAATCGCCATTAGTCCGTTGGCTTTCGTCGACGTCACCGTGCGGGTGGTTGCATCCCAGAACGATCACTACAAAACGCTCAAGATTGCGCTGTACAAAAAGGGTAGCGATTCGCCGGTGCACACGCAACGCATCGAACCGCCGCTGAACCCGAAATCGAAAATCAACCCAGGCATTATGGTGTTCTTCCCGCGCATTCCCTTCGACGGCAAGAACTACCACATCGAGCTGACGTCTTCGCTGTCGGAGAAAAACTACCGGTACAGCCTGTCGTCCGTGCCGTTCGTGGCCAATACGAGCAGTTTTTACGCGGAAATGCAGTTCACGCCCGAGCTGCGGACAGCGGAAGGTGATCTCAACCAGAACTCCCTGTCGGCGATCGTGCTGATCGCACTCATTGGGTTCGTGTTCTTCAAGCAGGAGCTTGCGTTCGAGCTGTTGGGTATCGCCTGGTCGAAGGTAGGCTCgctcgcttccggtgccatgAGCCGTCGAACGGCCGGCAAGGAACTGAAAAACGATGCCGGTTACATCGACAACCGAGACATTGACGTGCTGGCGTCGACGATCGATgggatgaaaaagaagaaaaccaaaaaagtgTCTTAAGACCGATGAAGTAGCCATAAGGCGGCAGGCGGCCACACGGATGCGACAGGGGTCGGTAGGATATCCGTAAAGACTCATTGTAATGGTAGTGATGGAACGGGTCGTAGTCAAGTTCTATTCGTAATAAACGGCAGCGGTGGTAGTGAACAAACTAACTgagcattagattttctttaTTACCTTGCACCctgctttcgtttcgtacACCgtgttgaataaataaataaataaattagaatATGTACAGCTAAATCACCGTCGATCCGTTCCGATCCGAGTCGCGCCGCTTAATTTCTTCGAAAGCGGTTGGGACGTATCGGTTGCAGAATCAACTTTCCTCGGGTTCCGCTATCGGTGGGAACCGTTGCAGTGTCCACCGTTCGCGCCAGTGTgtcaatttcattttcctgcgTGTCATAGCTCGCTGCAGCCAACGTTGGGTTTTCCTGGGAGCTTGAGACAGGAGCTAACCGTAGCGGACGGAAAGGCTGACGGGTGAACTTCTTCCTTTTCGGAACCTTACACTCCTCGTAAATGCGCCCACAGTCCTTGTAGTTGGCCGCCTTCTCATCGCTTGCGTCACGATAATTGTGGAAAACGTCTCGGCTGTGAtagttgagagaaaaaaaaacgcatattCGTTAGTGTTTCGGATCGCCGTCTCGCTATGTCGTTCGGTCAGTTACCCTATTGCGCGCGTGATGAATAAAAGGATCGGGTTCCGTCTGGCCTGGAAATCGAATTCGCAAACGAACCGCTTACGACACACGCGTCGGTTTACTCCAAGGAACCGAAACGTCATATCAGTTAAGGTGTCTGTCCAATACATCCTGCAAGAGATTCGTTGGAAAATAGCCGTTCATTGGCATCCATTTTTGCACAGAATTCGCTCCGTTTGCTTACTCATTCTCCCCTAGTTCGTCGTCGTTTGTGTAGCCATCGTGTCCTTGCTCCTGTCCATCTGTTACGTCACGCTTACGACGCGTTCCAGAGCTGTACTTAGAATAGGAAGATGAGCTACCGGATGGGGGTGGTAAGTAGCTGTTCGAAGGCGGCAGATAACTGTTAGAAGGCGGAGACGAATCGTAGCTCGAGTACGGTTCCGGTCCGGGATAGCTTGAGATGATTTCGTGTCCCGTCGCGTGATAATCGGTGTACGGACCGGACTCGAAGAACGGCGGTGGCGTTTCGCTAATGATGGACGAACCGAAAAAGCCACCCGGAAATATTTTGTGCCCAAAGAAGTAGattccagcaaaaaaaagggccaccagcACAATTTTCGCCTTCACTAGGACCACCGTCGTGAGGGTGGACATTATTGGACCCACTGAAACAACAAACgtttcaaaaagaaaaaaaccgttaAGCTTTGATCGCATGTCAAGCTTTGGCGGTGAAAAACTCACGTGCTTTGAAGAGATATTTGTAGAACCGTCTCCTTCGGCGACCTTCTTCGACGGATTTGGTACTCGTTTCCGCTAAATCTTGCGCTGCTGCTAACGCCAGCATCGCTCCCAGCAGCAGTAATTGTTTGTAGTAGGCcatgctttttttaaattgttctttttctgttcaaCCACACAATAGCTGCGACACGTTTGACTGATCCTTTTCAGCGCGGGACACAagcacgaaaacacacacacacacacactgtacGCCCCCTGTGATCACCTTTCCGGAACGCCACCAGCTCCGATAGGGAGCCGAGAAAATGTGAACAAAATTTAGGCTCCCGTCCGAAACACGATTGTAGCTCGAATGAGATCGAACAGCCAGGGAAGGCATCATTTTATAGGATGTTaaaatttttcttccacctccAAATTGACGCCAGCCACGCACGGGACAATAATTGAAGCTAATTCAACGTTAACATTCCGGTGGCGAAAGGCGTGTGTGGGGGGTCCGCGTCTCAACCGGGAACGGGAGACGGATGGACATTTCTTCGGCGTCACTTTCTTTCATGCACCGGGGAGTGGGAATGAGTGGTACACGATTCGAATTCAAGCCATTTTTAAACACCTTTCAGGATCGACAGTGTGGTAAGCTTCCGGTAATTTGGATGCTAAAAATctgggtgtttgctttgctaAATATGGAATGGTCAAGAATTTCCCAATGGATGATCAAATGAATCCAATTGTGATAAGTTGACTCAGATCTGGcttaaagagaaaacaaaaagtagGCCAAAATACTGTTAACGGaagtttaaataaaatcaataattcTTTGTTCGTTAAGGAAGAggtttttgatttcatttaagGAAAGGCTTATAATATACCAGCTCTAAAATTGAGCTCGAACATTTTTAGAAACACCAGGATAATGTTCTTCTAAGAATACTCTAGATTATCTATAGCTAGAACTCATTTATGCAATCCATTACGCAACGTTAGTAACTCATCTCTTTTTGGCCCTATGCGCTTCCGGTTGTGGTCTCTTGTTCCTCGAATTACATAAGGTGTTAAATGGGATGGTCCGGTGGCGATCTTCCGGCGTCGGAAGAAGTTCCATCACGATCGACCGGAACGAAAACATCGATCAGAAAGTGTCAACATCCCGAAATGAAAGTGAATGTGAACCACTTTCGCGGAGATGCAGCCCTAATGTTGCAGTCTTACTCACTTCTAGCACCACCGATCAGGTGGCGGTGCTAATCGGTGCCTaacgttttgttgttgccctcCACTCAGAGAAATGGTGTCCCCCGGGAGTAATGGTGCTGACGATCGCTTGTAGACGTTTAGCACAGTCTCTGTACCTTGCACCTAGCGTGTCAGGTGTTTTGTCGCGAACGATCAGCTAGAAATGAAGCAAGTGATTCCCATTAACCGGTGGCCAGTCGTCCCGAAATGAAGCTGCTCGATACGGCCGCATACCTCGTCATTTTCACGGTAACCGTGGTGGCTTGTGAAGCAGAAGGAGCAACTAAATCGTCCGTTGCCCTTGTGGAAGCACGATACGATCGGTATTATGACATTTTTCGCTACTGTAAGTATTGGAGGAGATTGAATTTCTGATGCGTTGCTTGCTTGAACAGTGACTCCTTCCACCACAGGGTGGCCGTGGTTCAGTGATCTTGCCACGGTCGTCTTTATCAAGCTGAAGATATGGATCATCCTGGTGGCGATGCTGGTGTTCGGTGATGGGTACTATTGGGCCAAGACGAGTGGACCGAGCATCTTCGAGAAAAGCCAGTGGGCTCAGACTCCCGGTGGGATTGGTTGGGGTCGTCGAAAGCGGAGAGATGTCCGGTTCGGTCCTGGACAAAACAACGACATGGCGGAGTTCATATTCGACACGCTCGATATCAGTGACGAAGCGTGTCGTAAGCGGATCGTGTGTGAGATGTATGTGGAAGGAACACGGTCTCCGGAGATATGGAGGGCATTGAGTAACCCAGGATTTGATGTGTTTCGTGCCTACCGCCCAAAGGACCCTAGTGAGTTGAGTTTATCCGACTGCCGTAAGCGTTACCAATGCGATTTGGCTGATGCGAAAGGAGGTTCTTCTCGAacgcagcaaacaaacgccttGGACGATGAAGACTGGAGATGGCCACGATAAACGTGTGTGATGGCGTAACGTAGATGTTAAGATATTTATTGAATGCTCGTTGCtgattattttaaatatacAACTTTATTAACTTATGACACATTGTTAAACTTATGTGTAGGGTGTGGTATCGAAGTAATTTTTCGTAAACGCTGGACTTATTAATGCCGCTAGGACAACCACCTTAAAGAACAGCCATATTTGCGTGATGTACCCGACAAGAAGAAAGTATGCGATGGCATTAATTTCACCTGAAAATCGGGGCAacatgttgattttatttaactATCGTTTTTAAGTGTTTCGAATACTTTACTCTGATACTTGTGGCTGTTTTTTATCG encodes:
- the LOC128726841 gene encoding uncharacterized protein LOC128726841 encodes the protein MAYYKQLLLLGAMLALAAAQDLAETSTKSVEEGRRRRRFYKYLFKALGPIMSTLTTVVLVKAKIVLVALFFAGIYFFGHKIFPGGFFGSSIISETPPPFFESGPYTDYHATGHEIISSYPGPEPYSSYDSSPPSNSYLPPSNSYLPPPSGSSSSYSKYSSGTRRKRDVTDGQEQGHDGYTNDDELGENEMYWTDTLTDMTFRFLGVNRRVCRKRFVCEFDFQARRNPILLFITRAIGRDVFHNYRDASDEKAANYKDCGRIYEECKVPKRKKFTRQPFRPLRLAPVSSSQENPTLAAASYDTQENEIDTLARTVDTATVPTDSGTRGKLILQPIRPNRFRRN
- the LOC128726991 gene encoding nodal modulator 1; amino-acid sequence: MFRSAVLGLVLVLLSDFSSANEVFGCGGFVKNVNSELDLSKVEVGLFTPQGSLKLKTECSPSNGYYFIPVYDKGSYVLKVIPPPGWSFEPEQVEIKFDGQTDVCSQGKDVNFLFKGFGITGRVEFLGLPDNGARGVRVELVAEDGSKIGQTVTNALGVFSFTPIKPGRYVVKVQHLKWHFVQPEYTVTVASGNTEIPAGSLVVSGFDVEGNVFSDGQPFANVGFLLYGAKNQKSLVKCSSDSTLAVANDVDKAYETAPLCYTTPNKNTGTYLFAGVSRGKYLIRPHFTNSKIKFHIRPEALELVVDNDGLRLRENFEVTGFSVSGRVLRSPNGPSVAKARVKLNGREIAVTGQDGSYTLENIQPGTYTIQVQAEDLQFKDHIVKVSLANPSLPDVLVSGFKACGQVISKKAHRVAITKKASTMMVEVTSREGTGEWCTFLENGQYAVQVLTTDEEHASGIQFFPVTQTIEVNYAPVEGIVFSQLRATVTGEVRCLADGKRESCRDLAVTLQALDGSGNAIGQSFIAPVSDAGSYSFQNVLPGSYEVSVPTGKLCWQSNMVKVNIKTAKETVPTFVQTGYIVSILSSHAASMSYRWKEPAADEKTAPAKEEEIVLTSGMNMFCVKHAGTYKMRLSGCHRFDETTAIEFNTANPTPISVNAKSHRNVVKLIAEEKEQFQVKVLLDGQVTGEIVEFETIEGRTDGGYVYRKEFYLERGERITLVPQSEIMLFNPTQLVVVGGSDCEYVGTELRATKGLLINGRTNPPVQDATITLVFPKNMDLTPLVTLTNHLGEFRFGPIDPTLAVELSAEKESYVFSTFDRKSSTFSGHKLCEIIVTVKDDVGNRLAGVLLSVSGAESYRKNMVTGEDGSIKFHSLSPSEYYLRAMMKEYEFRPNSKLIEVQEGATVVEELVGKRTQFSIFGSITSLNGEPFPNVVVEAVSDETCGNVLEEATSEFNGQYRIRGLTPGCQYRVRVRTGTGPSAAVDRSIPRERVVKIEKADTREVNLIAISPLAFVDVTVRVVASQNDHYKTLKIALYKKGSDSPVHTQRIEPPLNPKSKINPGIMVFFPRIPFDGKNYHIELTSSLSEKNYRYSLSSVPFVANTSSFYAEMQFTPELRTAEGDLNQNSLSAIVLIALIGFVFFKQELAFELLGIAWSKVGSLASGAMSRRTAGKELKNDAGYIDNRDIDVLASTIDGMKKKKTKKVS
- the LOC128727022 gene encoding uncharacterized protein LOC128727022 — protein: MKLLDTAAYLVIFTVTVVACEAEGATKSSVALVEARYDRYYDIFRYWWPWFSDLATVVFIKLKIWIILVAMLVFGDGYYWAKTSGPSIFEKSQWAQTPGGIGWGRRKRRDVRFGPGQNNDMAEFIFDTLDISDEACRKRIVCEMYVEGTRSPEIWRALSNPGFDVFRAYRPKDPSELSLSDCRKRYQCDLADAKGGSSRTQQTNALDDEDWRWPR